TCCGCAATCCGTTAGAATACGCATAAACAAAGGGGTTGTAGGGGTTTATGTAATCCGCAATCAGTTAGAATTGTGGTGTAGGGGAGGGCGGTTTTTGTCCGCAATCAGTTAGTTATGGACTTATTTTCCCTTGATTTGGACATATTTTTAAAATTTTAACGGCCCAGAGAGAATCTACATTTCTACACAAATCCTCCGCAATCCGTTAGAATACGCATAAACAAAGGGGTTGCAGGGGTTTATGTAATCCGCAGTCGGTTAGAATTGAATGAACTGAAAAAAAGGTCGTCCGCAAAGTGTTTGAATAGTAATAGGTGTCCGCAATAGGTTAGTCTATTCCGAATCCTTTTTGAAGATGTGCTCGTAATTGTCCAGGATAACCTTACTTACTGCATTGGGAAGATCATGCATCTTTTCAAAATTATCCTTGATGTCAAAGAAATGGGTATTTATGAGTGTTTTAAGGAAGCTGAACTGATATTTGTTCATAAGGCCCACCAAGCGGCTCTTATCCTCTTTAGAAAGCGTAAAATTAGCCTCAAATAAAGAAAATATCTCTTCTATCCTTTCCACATTATGACGAACCGGCGCTTTGTTGTTGGTCTTATAGAACTTGAACGTAAAGCCAACGATTTTCCTGCCCTTTTTTATTTCGGAATAATTGAAGCTCACATCTGCAATCTCGTCCAACATCTTTTTTGCCGGCTCGATAATCTTTTGCTTGAATGCACTCGATGTATTCTTTTGGTAGAGATTGTCCGGTATTTCGAGCTCATTTCTGAACTGTTGCAAGGAGTGGACGGTCCTGCCGCCCATGTCGAACCACTGGCGGATGTAATAATAGAATTTGATATTGTAGGTTCCCTGGAGGTTGAAGCTGCTCTCGGCGAGGTATTCGGTATATCCTTTGCTCAGGTCGGTCAAAAAGCCGTAAAATCCGGCATCAAGGTTCAATTTGACGTGCGAACGGCTCAATGTCCATTCGGGCTTTTCGATAACCCCAACCAGCTTCACGGTCTCCTCTTCTTTGCCGTCCACTTCCATTTTGCTTGATATGGGCAGGGTTTTTTCCCTTAGCCCGGCCAGGGTAGTATCAAGCCTTTCCTTTGCGTTGTCTGTATCGAGCATCAAGTCGCGGTAATGGAATTGTAACGAGATATTGCCATTTAAATCAATCTGGGGGCTGTAATCGATTTCTTGGTGTACCTTTATCCTTTGCAGGACCCTAACTAGGACACGGTTCTCTCCAGCAGAAAAATTGAACTTGACAAAATTGGCCGTCAGTTGATATGGCTGCCTTACCACATCAGGAAGTTTGATTTTTTTGTTGGTATCCCTGTCAACAATTATAGCCATATCCGCAATCGGTTAGTTTAAAGTAACCAAATATATGATTTTAAGTTAGAGTTCCATCCGCATTCAGTTAGATAATGTCCGCAATCGGTTAGAGTTCCATCCGCAATCGGTTAGAATAAAACTTTGTCAGCCCCTATAAAACAAGGCAAAATCGCGGTGCTGTAATTTAGTCTTTAATCCTGACTATTCTATTTAGTATTTCTATTATGAAAAAAGCAATTTTGATATATCCTGTTAACTTGTTAATAAGGTTTCAAAAAAGGCATAATTTTCAAAAAAAATTCCGCCTTTTTTTCATAAAAATACTTTGCTCCGCAAAATGAAAATGGTATTTTGAAAAAGGTCAAAAAGCATCCGCAATCGGTTAGAGAACGATAGAAAAAATCTATCGCACCTGTATTATTTTACCATTTGCCAAAAGCCATTTTAAGTTAAAAAATTCCCTTAAAAATCCAACCATTTTTATTCGGGCCTTTGGATTTAGAAAATCGAAAAAGTTTGAATAATGATGAAAGGTTTTGCAATGCAAAATGTTTGAAATTTACTTCGTGTGAATTTCATCGAAATATGATCTTGATTTTTGGAATGCAATGGAAAAAGTCAGTTTTTTGAATTTCGGAACGTAGTGGAGAAACAAAAAAGCAAGCAGTAATCACGCAGAGCGAGATTAATGCTTGGTAATTTCCTGATAAACAGAAAATTACAAAAATAAATTAGTAAAAAAATTACTAAATAATTAGTAAAATATTGTAATAATACCCTATGAGACCCTATTATATAAGGAAAGTACAATTACTAATTAGTTAGTAAAAAACGCTAAATTGCGATATTCAAGATAAAAATCGGATATTGCTTCAAAAGCAAAGCGATTACCATGAGAACAATGAAAATCGAAGAGGATGTAGCAACACGTCTGGCCGTTCTTAAACGGAAATTCAAAAGGAAATCATTCTCGGATTTACTGGAAAGTTTTTGTGATTTTTTTGAAGAATCAAGATTAAAACCAACCGACCTTGACAGTGCCCGTAGGCCACCATCTTTAGTGATAACGGAACGCACCAATAGGATCATTTCCTTTATCAAGACATCCGAGGAAAAATATCTGAAGGAGATCCTTAACCTGGTGGAGAAGTTGTATGTACAGATGGAGAAGAACAATCTCCAGCTTCCGGAAACCGCCGTACCAAAAAAACAGGATAAAAAATCGGTACAGGTAGCGAAACCTTCCAAAGAAATTGTTGCCCAACAGGACCAGTTTATTGAACTGAAAACGGAGCTTAAAAAGGCAAAATCTGAAAAAGGGGAACTGGAATACCGTTTGGAGAACCAGAACAAGTTCATGAAAGAGCTTTTGTCGAAATTCAAAAAACAGAGCATGACAGGGAACTGGACCATTTCAAATGAACAGTACCAACATTATAAAGAAGAATTGAGCAAACTATGATAATGAAAGTCCATAAGCCAAGCAGCACACCTGGAGCCGACAACAAAGGCAGTGTCAGTAAACTTATCGACTATTTGGAAAAAGAGAACAGCAGCCTCGAAAACGGAGGTTTTTTCTTTGGGAGGACCAAGGATGACGACCGCTTTCAGGATATGATAACACGAACGCAAGCAGCTATGGCCATTGATAGGAACATAAAGGGATTGAAGAAAAAGGATTCAAAATTCTTTATGCTCACCCTGAATTTTTCCTCCAAGGAACAGGAGCATATGGCCAGCAAGATAGCCGGAAGGAAAATAACAGATGTAGCCCAATTGAACGAAAGGGAAAGGCAGGTCTATGAACAGAAAATGAAAATGTACACCCAAAAGGTCATGGATGAATATGCCAAAAATTTCAACCGAGGACTTACCGAAAAGGATATGGTCTATGTCTCCAAAATCGAGCACAACCGAACCTATAAAGGTAACGACCCCGAAGTGTTGAACGGCGATAAAAAATCCGGCGATAAAAAACCTGGGATGCACACCCACGTCCACATCGTTGTCAGCAGACAGGATGCTACCCAATCCAAATCATTGAGCCCGAACGCAAAAGAGTTGAAGGCAAATTCCCATCATGTCCTGAACGGAAACAAG
This Flagellimonas marinaquae DNA region includes the following protein-coding sequences:
- a CDS encoding replication initiation protein, producing the protein MAIIVDRDTNKKIKLPDVVRQPYQLTANFVKFNFSAGENRVLVRVLQRIKVHQEIDYSPQIDLNGNISLQFHYRDLMLDTDNAKERLDTTLAGLREKTLPISSKMEVDGKEEETVKLVGVIEKPEWTLSRSHVKLNLDAGFYGFLTDLSKGYTEYLAESSFNLQGTYNIKFYYYIRQWFDMGGRTVHSLQQFRNELEIPDNLYQKNTSSAFKQKIIEPAKKMLDEIADVSFNYSEIKKGRKIVGFTFKFYKTNNKAPVRHNVERIEEIFSLFEANFTLSKEDKSRLVGLMNKYQFSFLKTLINTHFFDIKDNFEKMHDLPNAVSKVILDNYEHIFKKDSE
- a CDS encoding DUF5712 family protein, which gives rise to MKVHKPSSTPGADNKGSVSKLIDYLEKENSSLENGGFFFGRTKDDDRFQDMITRTQAAMAIDRNIKGLKKKDSKFFMLTLNFSSKEQEHMASKIAGRKITDVAQLNERERQVYEQKMKMYTQKVMDEYAKNFNRGLTEKDMVYVSKIEHNRTYKGNDPEVLNGDKKSGDKKPGMHTHVHIVVSRQDATQSKSLSPNAKELKANSHHVLNGNKVTKGFNHEVFKLKTERLFDKEFSYGRKFHESYSAKSNNESLKSVATMYKNQLTPQEYKEMAALSDSNLNMVYRYFTKPNQAMLHKLNTNIQNQLSLKAKVQDQMLNGL
- a CDS encoding BfmA/BtgA family mobilization protein; protein product: MRTMKIEEDVATRLAVLKRKFKRKSFSDLLESFCDFFEESRLKPTDLDSARRPPSLVITERTNRIISFIKTSEEKYLKEILNLVEKLYVQMEKNNLQLPETAVPKKQDKKSVQVAKPSKEIVAQQDQFIELKTELKKAKSEKGELEYRLENQNKFMKELLSKFKKQSMTGNWTISNEQYQHYKEELSKL